A genomic window from Leptolyngbya sp. BL0902 includes:
- the aroA gene encoding 3-phosphoshikimate 1-carboxyvinyltransferase, giving the protein MTARIHLTEAHPHQTLTLAFPGEGVALRGRVKIPGDKSISHRALMLGAIAQGETRIQGLLLGEDPRSTAACFRAMGVGMSNLEDEWVTVQGVGLGKLQEPADVLDAGNSGTTLRLMLGLLASHPNRFFAVTGDSSLRSRPMGRVIDPLRQMGAQIWGRQCDRQAPLAVRGTTLKPIHYQSPVASAQVKSCLLLAGLMTEGDTTVTEPSLSRDHSERMLRAFGANLTVDPETCSVTVHGPATLTGQTIVVPGDISSAAFWLVAGAITPGSDLVVENVGINPTRTGILDALQAMEADITLENPREVTGEPVADLRVRYGPLKAAHFSGDLIPRMIDEIPILAIAALFAEGTTTITDAAELRVKECDRLAAMASQLSALGAKVEEAPEGLTIHGHSELKGATVESFGDHRVAMSLAIAALRTQGETVIQRAEAAAVSYPSFVATLEQLCGLS; this is encoded by the coding sequence ATGACTGCCCGTATCCACCTGACCGAAGCCCATCCGCACCAAACCTTGACCCTGGCCTTCCCCGGCGAAGGGGTAGCGCTGCGGGGGCGGGTGAAGATTCCGGGCGACAAGTCCATCTCCCACCGGGCGCTGATGCTAGGGGCCATTGCCCAGGGCGAAACCCGCATCCAGGGTTTGCTGCTGGGGGAAGATCCGCGCAGTACCGCCGCCTGCTTTCGGGCCATGGGTGTTGGGATGTCAAATTTGGAAGACGAGTGGGTGACGGTGCAGGGGGTGGGCCTGGGGAAATTGCAGGAGCCCGCCGACGTGCTGGATGCGGGCAATTCCGGGACGACCCTGCGGCTGATGCTGGGCCTGCTGGCCTCCCATCCCAACCGATTTTTTGCGGTGACGGGGGATAGTTCTCTGCGGTCGCGCCCCATGGGTCGGGTGATTGATCCGCTGCGGCAGATGGGGGCACAAATTTGGGGCCGTCAGTGCGACCGCCAAGCGCCCTTAGCCGTCCGGGGCACCACGCTGAAGCCTATTCATTACCAGTCTCCGGTGGCCTCGGCCCAGGTGAAATCTTGCCTGTTGCTAGCAGGGCTGATGACCGAAGGCGATACCACCGTCACCGAACCCAGCCTCTCCCGTGACCACAGCGAACGAATGCTGCGGGCCTTTGGGGCCAACCTCACCGTGGATCCGGAGACCTGTAGCGTCACCGTCCACGGCCCCGCCACGCTGACGGGCCAAACCATTGTGGTGCCTGGAGACATTAGCTCAGCGGCCTTTTGGCTGGTGGCCGGAGCCATCACCCCCGGCTCGGATCTGGTGGTGGAAAATGTGGGCATCAACCCCACCCGCACCGGAATTTTGGACGCCCTGCAAGCCATGGAAGCGGACATCACCCTCGAAAATCCCCGGGAAGTGACCGGGGAACCCGTGGCGGATCTGCGGGTGCGCTATGGCCCCCTCAAGGCTGCGCACTTTAGCGGCGATCTCATCCCCCGCATGATCGACGAAATCCCCATTTTGGCCATTGCCGCCCTGTTTGCCGAGGGCACCACCACCATCACCGACGCCGCCGAACTACGGGTGAAGGAATGCGACCGCCTCGCCGCCATGGCCAGCCAGCTCAGCGCCCTAGGAGCCAAGGTGGAGGAAGCCCCGGAAGGGCTGACCATCCACGGTCACAGTGAACTCAAAGGGGCCACCGTAGAAAGCTTTGGCGATCACCGTGTCGCCATGAGCCTTGCCATTGCGGCCCTTCGCACCCAGGGCGAAACGGTGATTCAACGGGCCGAAGCTGCCGCCGTGTCCTACCCCAGCTTTGTGGCCACCCTAGAGCAACTGTGCGGTCTGTCCTAA
- a CDS encoding Uma2 family endonuclease, giving the protein MVQAQPRTGPVITWPPLPDDFKLVDDPVENIQQPPLAAALTDALGAAQRIRPEMLIGSNFGLVAGVDHETVVKAPDWFYVPQANPVPEGVVRRSYTPSLEGGGVAVVMEFLSADDNGELSIRSMPPYGKLYFYEQILQVPVYVIYEPMRGRLEVRSLQNGGYVLQTPDAAGRFWVEPLGLFLGVWRGERLAQTINWLRWWDADGNLLLWSAEQAEAESQRAEAESQRAEAERQRAEAERQRAEAERQRAERLADLLRAQGINPDL; this is encoded by the coding sequence ATGGTTCAAGCTCAGCCCCGCACTGGCCCCGTCATCACCTGGCCCCCCCTGCCCGATGATTTCAAGTTAGTGGACGACCCAGTGGAAAATATTCAACAGCCACCCCTTGCCGCCGCCCTCACCGATGCCCTGGGAGCCGCCCAGCGCATCCGCCCAGAAATGCTGATCGGCTCTAACTTTGGTCTGGTTGCCGGAGTGGATCACGAAACGGTGGTCAAAGCTCCTGACTGGTTCTACGTGCCCCAGGCCAACCCTGTACCGGAAGGCGTGGTGCGCCGCAGCTACACGCCCAGCCTGGAGGGGGGAGGCGTGGCGGTGGTGATGGAATTTCTCTCCGCCGATGACAACGGCGAGCTGTCCATTCGATCCATGCCCCCCTACGGCAAGCTCTATTTTTACGAGCAAATCCTCCAGGTGCCCGTCTACGTCATCTACGAACCCATGCGCGGTCGCCTAGAGGTGCGGTCGCTGCAAAATGGAGGCTATGTGCTGCAAACTCCCGATGCTGCCGGACGCTTTTGGGTAGAGCCGCTGGGGCTGTTTTTAGGCGTGTGGCGAGGGGAACGGCTGGCTCAAACGATCAACTGGCTGCGCTGGTGGGACGCCGACGGCAACCTGCTCCTCTGGAGTGCCGAGCAAGCCGAAGCTGAGAGTCAACGGGCCGAAGCTGAGAGTCAACGAGCCGAAGCCGAACGGCAACGGGCTGAAGCTGAGCGGCAACGGGCTGAAGCCGAGCGGCAAAGGGCCGAACGTCTCGCTGACCTACTCCGCGCCCAGGGGATCAACCCCGATCTGTAA
- a CDS encoding DUF4870 domain-containing protein, whose translation MTSPMASTPESRMWASLAHVSAFAGLVFPFGSILGPLLIWLIKREEMPFVDDQGKEALNFNISMTMYTVVSMLMIVVLVGLLMLPAVALLWAIFVILAAVRSNEGIPFRYPLTIRFIQ comes from the coding sequence ATGACATCCCCCATGGCCTCAACGCCAGAATCCCGTATGTGGGCCAGTTTGGCCCATGTCAGCGCCTTTGCGGGGCTGGTCTTCCCCTTTGGCAGCATTCTTGGCCCTCTGCTGATCTGGCTGATCAAGCGAGAAGAAATGCCCTTTGTGGATGACCAGGGCAAAGAAGCCCTGAATTTCAACATCTCCATGACCATGTATACGGTGGTCTCGATGTTGATGATTGTGGTGTTGGTGGGCTTGTTGATGCTCCCTGCTGTGGCCCTACTTTGGGCGATTTTTGTGATTTTGGCAGCAGTGCGCTCCAATGAGGGGATTCCCTTTCGCTATCCCCTCACCATTCGCTTTATTCAATAG